Proteins co-encoded in one Acidobacteriota bacterium genomic window:
- a CDS encoding D-galactonate dehydratase family protein, whose translation MKIVAARLIVCSPDRNFVTLRIDTDEGIYGLGDATLNGRELAVAAYLEEHVIPCLIGREAFQIEDIWQYLYRGAYWRRGPVTMAAIGAVDMALWDIKGKALNTPVYNLLGGASRQGCMVYTHANGNDISAAIDAVQREREAGYLAVRAQAGVPGVASSYGVPKGGKPYEPAERGLPAESLWSTERYLNFAPKLFEELRKSVGEDLHLLHDVHHRLTPIEAGGLGKALEPYHLFWMEDPTPAELQSSFAVIRQHTTTPIAVGEVFNSIWDCKELIERQLIDYIRMTIVHGGGITHMRKVADFASLYQVRTGCHGATDMSPITMAAALHLGLAIHNFGIQEHMRHSALTDEVFPHGYRFDAGYMHPGDAPGLGVDINESLAAKYPYQRAYLPIARKLDGTLTDW comes from the coding sequence ATGAAGATAGTCGCAGCGCGGCTTATTGTGTGTTCGCCCGATCGTAATTTCGTTACTCTTCGCATCGATACGGACGAAGGGATCTACGGCCTGGGTGATGCCACGCTCAACGGGCGTGAGCTTGCCGTTGCAGCATATCTAGAAGAGCACGTTATTCCTTGCCTGATTGGCAGGGAAGCCTTTCAGATAGAAGACATCTGGCAATATCTCTATCGCGGTGCATACTGGCGGCGCGGTCCCGTGACGATGGCGGCGATCGGCGCCGTCGACATGGCGCTGTGGGACATCAAGGGAAAAGCGCTGAATACGCCGGTATATAACCTTCTCGGTGGGGCAAGCCGCCAGGGCTGTATGGTCTACACGCACGCGAATGGAAACGATATCAGTGCCGCTATCGATGCAGTCCAGCGCGAGCGTGAGGCGGGCTATCTTGCAGTGCGCGCACAGGCGGGCGTGCCGGGAGTCGCTTCAAGCTACGGAGTGCCTAAGGGAGGAAAACCCTATGAGCCGGCTGAGCGAGGATTACCCGCGGAGAGCCTGTGGTCGACGGAGCGCTATCTCAACTTTGCTCCGAAGCTGTTCGAGGAACTGCGTAAGAGTGTTGGCGAAGACCTGCATCTGCTGCACGATGTCCACCATCGTCTGACGCCGATCGAGGCAGGGGGATTGGGAAAAGCCCTGGAGCCGTATCATCTGTTCTGGATGGAAGATCCCACTCCTGCTGAGTTGCAGTCGTCATTTGCTGTGATCCGTCAACATACGACAACGCCAATCGCGGTGGGCGAAGTCTTCAACTCAATCTGGGACTGCAAGGAACTGATCGAGCGCCAGCTCATCGATTACATTCGCATGACTATTGTGCACGGAGGAGGAATCACACACATGCGTAAGGTCGCGGACTTTGCCAGTTTGTATCAGGTGCGGACAGGATGCCATGGCGCAACGGACATGAGCCCGATCACCATGGCTGCTGCGCTGCATCTTGGCCTGGCGATTCATAATTTTGGAATCCAGGAACATATGCGTCACAGTGCTCTGACCGATGAGGTGTTTCCTCATGGCTATCGTTTCGATGCGGGCTACATGCACCCCGGCGATGCTCCCGGACTCGGCGTCGACATCAACGAGTCTCTTGCTGCAAAATACCCCTACCAGCGCGCATATTTACCGATTGCGCGCAAGCTGGACGGTACGCTGACGGACTGGTAA
- a CDS encoding sodium:solute symporter family protein: MSALALLFVSQRLTHLSGIDVLILALYFAVVIFIGFYVKGSTNTSEEFFLAGREMSAWIAGLSFVSANLGSLELMGWAGSAYQYGILATHWYWVGAIPAMLFLGIVMMPFYYISKTHSVPGYLQLRFGEGSRGLAAISFGLMTILMSGVNMFAMAVVMQTVLGWNITFSIWIGAITVAVYVMLGGLRSAIINEVLQFVLIWAGAALIPILGLIEAGGWTNLKAQIAVNVGSNDYTHLWSTLGTFKGNPMGIHWTGIVFGLGMIISFGYWTTDFLVVQRVLSANNLRAAKMAPIIGAAFKMAVPLIVIVPGLLALAVLKNPDGSLMHLVPGDVAKATGQHAYDEVLPLMLIRYCGPGLLGLGITALVAGFMSGMAGNVSAFSTVWTYDIYGAYIKKNASDKHYVAMGRWSTVIGMLVSIATAYLVAHASSIMDYVQALFSFFIAPLFGTVILGMLWKRATRAGGFWGLFAGTASSIAMFAYVQTGGKAALARIALSPDAQPMAENMYRALWSWLVCVLVTVTVSMMTKPKTDEELKGLVYGATVIPDDGATSVWQKPIFWAGIVTVVFIALNVIFF; encoded by the coding sequence ATGTCGGCACTGGCTCTGCTCTTTGTATCGCAACGGCTCACTCATCTCTCCGGCATCGATGTTCTAATTCTTGCGCTCTACTTCGCGGTCGTGATTTTCATCGGGTTTTATGTAAAAGGATCAACGAATACAAGCGAAGAGTTCTTTTTGGCGGGACGCGAAATGAGCGCCTGGATCGCCGGATTGAGTTTTGTTTCCGCGAATCTTGGGTCGCTCGAACTGATGGGCTGGGCTGGGTCGGCATATCAATACGGCATCCTTGCAACGCACTGGTACTGGGTTGGAGCGATTCCTGCGATGCTGTTTCTCGGCATTGTGATGATGCCCTTTTACTACATCTCGAAGACACATTCTGTCCCGGGCTATCTGCAACTGCGCTTTGGAGAGGGTTCTCGTGGACTTGCAGCAATCAGCTTCGGCTTGATGACGATCCTGATGTCGGGCGTCAATATGTTTGCGATGGCTGTAGTGATGCAGACAGTTCTCGGTTGGAACATTACTTTCTCGATCTGGATCGGCGCAATCACTGTAGCGGTATATGTAATGTTGGGTGGTCTTCGCTCAGCCATTATCAACGAGGTGTTGCAGTTCGTACTCATCTGGGCAGGTGCGGCGCTGATTCCCATTCTCGGCTTGATCGAAGCAGGCGGGTGGACAAATCTCAAGGCACAGATTGCGGTGAATGTCGGATCGAACGATTACACGCACCTTTGGTCGACTCTGGGGACATTTAAAGGCAATCCGATGGGAATTCACTGGACCGGGATTGTCTTTGGGCTCGGAATGATCATCAGCTTTGGCTATTGGACGACTGACTTTCTTGTGGTGCAGCGCGTGCTTTCGGCGAACAATCTGAGAGCGGCGAAGATGGCCCCCATCATTGGTGCGGCTTTCAAGATGGCGGTTCCGCTGATCGTGATTGTGCCTGGCCTGCTCGCGCTGGCTGTTCTTAAAAATCCCGACGGAAGCCTGATGCATCTTGTGCCTGGAGACGTAGCGAAGGCAACAGGGCAGCATGCGTATGACGAAGTGCTGCCGCTGATGCTGATTCGTTACTGCGGCCCCGGGCTGCTCGGCCTGGGTATTACGGCTCTCGTCGCCGGTTTTATGAGCGGAATGGCCGGAAATGTAAGTGCCTTTTCAACGGTGTGGACGTATGACATCTACGGTGCTTACATCAAGAAAAATGCTTCGGATAAACACTACGTTGCAATGGGCAGATGGTCGACCGTTATCGGTATGCTGGTCTCCATCGCTACCGCCTACCTGGTCGCTCATGCCAGTTCGATTATGGATTATGTACAGGCGCTCTTCAGTTTCTTTATTGCTCCGCTATTTGGCACAGTAATTCTGGGAATGCTGTGGAAGCGAGCGACGCGGGCCGGCGGCTTTTGGGGATTATTTGCCGGAACGGCCAGCTCGATCGCAATGTTTGCCTACGTGCAGACTGGAGGAAAAGCCGCATTGGCACGTATTGCGCTCTCACCCGATGCTCAGCCGATGGCGGAAAACATGTATCGCGCACTTTGGAGCTGGCTTGTGTGCGTTCTCGTTACAGTGACTGTCAGCATGATGACAAAGCCAAAGACAGATGAGGAACTGAAAGGCCTTGTCTACGGCGCAACGGTTATTCCCGATGACGGGGCCACGTCGGTTTGGCAGAAGCCGATCTTCTGGGCAGGAATCGTGACGGTCGTGTTTATTGCGCTCAATGTAATTTTCTTTTAG
- a CDS encoding SDR family oxidoreductase: MNSFQLEGRCAVVIGGTSGIGHAIALGLARAGVNVIPVSRSAEASAQTAQQVRSLGCRSLDAYVDVTQRASIEKLHAAVQNELGDVHVLVNCAGVTQRAPTATFSENDWNRIFDINLNGTLRACQVFGQSMIDRRRGRIINIASLSTLVAFQEVAAYCASKAAVGALTRSLAVEWAPYNVFVNAIAPGIFPTALNSAILESPRGKELKMRTPMQRFGQPEELITTALYLASDTSSFTTGQIVAVDGGFLASGVNQ; this comes from the coding sequence ATGAACTCATTCCAGTTGGAAGGAAGATGCGCGGTCGTTATCGGAGGGACCTCAGGCATTGGCCATGCCATTGCACTTGGCCTGGCACGGGCAGGCGTGAATGTCATTCCTGTGTCACGCAGTGCTGAGGCTTCGGCACAGACGGCCCAGCAGGTAAGGAGCCTTGGCTGCCGCAGCCTCGACGCCTATGTGGATGTGACACAGCGCGCATCCATCGAGAAACTCCATGCTGCCGTCCAGAACGAGCTTGGTGATGTGCATGTTCTGGTGAACTGTGCTGGTGTAACGCAGAGGGCGCCTACTGCAACATTTTCAGAGAATGACTGGAACCGCATCTTCGATATCAACCTGAACGGTACCCTGCGAGCATGCCAGGTATTTGGACAGTCAATGATTGACCGGCGCAGGGGGAGGATTATCAACATCGCATCTCTTTCCACCCTCGTCGCTTTTCAGGAGGTAGCAGCTTATTGTGCTAGCAAGGCAGCCGTTGGCGCCCTGACCCGTTCTCTTGCGGTGGAGTGGGCGCCCTACAATGTGTTCGTGAATGCGATTGCTCCGGGGATATTTCCAACAGCGCTCAACTCCGCGATTCTTGAATCTCCGCGGGGCAAGGAGCTGAAGATGCGTACGCCGATGCAGCGCTTCGGACAACCGGAAGAACTGATTACGACTGCGCTTTATCTTGCATCGGATACCAGCAGTTTCACCACGGGGCAGATCGTTGCGGTGGACGGTGGTTTTCTTGCAAGCGGAGTCAATCAATAA
- a CDS encoding GntR family transcriptional regulator, with translation MKAYQLIQHKIATGELRAGTLISELAISKELGSSRTPVREAAGQLLAEGLLDLGSGGGIVVTQLTRQGIIDLYELREALEVFAVGRAAREGVRPADRKRLESLLDETQILIKELKESGKPELNSEQMKRFAVSDLGFHALLIRLAANARILKVVNDTRLMIRIFAIRRSGHKREELERIYKHHRAILQAVVDCDTEGARKLLAEHIQASGRERLEEFDLWERENHLANIDMGSSFSFNG, from the coding sequence ATGAAAGCGTATCAGCTGATACAGCACAAGATTGCCACGGGAGAGCTGCGAGCCGGGACCTTAATCTCAGAGCTGGCGATCTCGAAGGAACTGGGCAGTAGCCGCACGCCGGTTCGAGAAGCGGCGGGACAGTTGCTTGCCGAGGGGCTTTTAGACCTTGGGTCAGGTGGCGGTATTGTTGTAACGCAGTTGACTCGGCAGGGCATCATCGATCTTTATGAGCTGCGAGAGGCGCTGGAGGTCTTTGCCGTGGGCCGGGCTGCGCGTGAAGGGGTGCGGCCGGCAGACAGGAAGCGGCTGGAGAGCCTGCTGGATGAGACCCAGATACTGATCAAGGAACTGAAAGAGTCCGGCAAGCCTGAATTGAATTCAGAGCAGATGAAGCGCTTTGCTGTCTCGGACCTTGGGTTCCATGCACTGTTGATTCGCCTGGCTGCGAATGCGCGCATCTTGAAAGTCGTGAATGATACGCGTTTGATGATCCGCATCTTTGCTATTCGGCGTAGCGGGCATAAGAGGGAAGAGCTGGAGCGGATTTACAAGCATCATCGCGCGATCCTGCAAGCTGTGGTCGATTGCGATACCGAGGGCGCTCGCAAGCTGCTCGCCGAGCACATCCAGGCCAGCGGGCGGGAGAGGCTCGAAGAATTCGATCTTTGGGAACGCGAAAACCATCTGGCGAACATTGACATGGGGAGTTCGTTCAGTTTCAACGGCTGA
- a CDS encoding GGDEF domain-containing protein has product MNYAFLPDLSALAILIAILLLMRRRHPQEQADIWLIGLFITLVESIAHIFYSQNSMPATALHVIVLDCYLIAGMVFTWDSSSHPLPVKTRLLYLVLNGLPLLALNTTYGLHIYKAASYYPWIALGLMIAIGSSIVLRRPWLVTVVHLAGWVGIAVLAYNGKFRDLVYWSLGGVYAVAGLKFQRRLPGRSTGRLAILTGFYIWAICFFVHPFIVNLRAYADIASHVWNMQKSLISIGMILVMLEEQVSCNRWLALHDELTGLPNRRAFEDHLSTALDRCRRSETTLALFMLDLDGFKQINDNYGHQAGDQLLRHVAVSLREHVHGFDCLARLGGDEFTLVACNPGHTQSAEQLSETIRRAIERPFIFDGQTLNVSASIGISIFPEDAADPTRLLRIADLRMYSLKQKRTPLRHIRLDSVPALTASGRFRSHAAGGA; this is encoded by the coding sequence ATGAACTACGCCTTTCTCCCTGATCTATCGGCCCTGGCGATTCTTATCGCTATTCTTCTGCTTATGCGGCGGCGGCACCCGCAGGAACAGGCAGATATCTGGCTTATCGGTCTGTTCATTACTCTTGTCGAATCCATAGCACATATCTTCTATTCTCAAAACAGTATGCCAGCTACGGCGCTACACGTTATCGTGCTGGACTGCTACCTCATCGCCGGCATGGTGTTCACCTGGGATTCCAGTTCACATCCTTTGCCGGTGAAAACGCGCCTGCTTTACCTTGTGTTGAATGGCCTGCCTCTGCTTGCCCTCAATACGACCTACGGCCTGCACATCTACAAGGCGGCCTCATATTATCCCTGGATCGCTCTAGGGCTAATGATTGCAATCGGAAGCTCGATCGTTCTCCGCCGTCCATGGCTGGTCACAGTCGTTCATCTTGCGGGCTGGGTTGGAATCGCAGTACTCGCCTATAACGGAAAGTTCCGGGACCTCGTCTATTGGAGCCTTGGCGGCGTTTACGCCGTAGCAGGTTTAAAGTTCCAACGGCGCCTGCCAGGTAGAAGCACAGGCCGGCTGGCTATTCTCACAGGGTTTTATATCTGGGCCATCTGCTTCTTTGTTCACCCGTTTATTGTCAATCTGCGAGCATATGCAGATATTGCATCGCACGTATGGAATATGCAGAAATCACTCATCTCTATCGGGATGATCCTGGTTATGCTGGAGGAACAGGTCTCATGCAACCGCTGGCTGGCCCTGCATGATGAACTCACGGGCCTACCCAACCGCCGGGCCTTTGAAGACCATCTTTCGACGGCGCTTGATCGTTGCCGCCGCTCCGAAACCACGCTGGCGCTGTTCATGCTCGACCTCGACGGCTTCAAACAGATTAACGACAATTATGGACATCAGGCCGGCGATCAACTACTGAGGCATGTCGCCGTTAGTCTTCGAGAGCATGTTCATGGCTTCGATTGCCTCGCCCGTCTTGGCGGCGATGAGTTTACTTTGGTTGCGTGCAATCCCGGCCATACACAATCGGCCGAGCAGTTGAGCGAGACGATTCGCAGGGCCATCGAGCGGCCGTTTATCTTCGACGGACAGACATTGAATGTCTCCGCATCGATCGGCATTTCCATCTTCCCTGAAGACGCCGCCGATCCAACCCGCCTGCTTCGCATCGCCGACCTGCGCATGTACTCGCTTAAGCAGAAGCGGACGCCGCTGAGGCACATCCGTCTTGACAGCGTGCCGGCCCTCACGGCCAGCGGGAGATTCCGCAGCCACGCTGCAGGCGGAGCGTAA
- a CDS encoding NupC/NupG family nucleoside CNT transporter, whose protein sequence is MHRFIGLLGLTVFLGIAYVFSTNRRAIRWRTVAWGLGLQVLFAFLVIKWTYGQTLLHKGSVAVTSLLAHSADGSSMVFGNLGTPGNPLAVFAFAVLPTIIFVSAFFAILYHIGLMQQIIRIVAWIMQRTMGTSGAESTNVAASIFMGQTEAPLTIRPFLDGATRSELMTIMTSGMAHVSGGIMAAYISFGINAQDLLSAVIMTAPGTILVAKMLVPETEVPATAGTVKMPPNEEHKNDNFVAAIARGTIDGGKLAFNVAIMLISFLALVGLFNAMMLGISNFLWTLGRIPFPHSLNAVLGVIGAPVAWLIGIPWKEAPAIGNLLGTRAVLNEFVAYTQLGLQKTQLSPRTFSIATFALCGFANIGSIGMQIGGIGALAPERRNDLAQLGLRAMLAGTMANLMSASIVSMLIR, encoded by the coding sequence TTGCATCGATTTATTGGCCTTTTGGGACTCACCGTCTTTCTCGGAATCGCATACGTCTTTTCGACCAACCGGCGCGCCATTCGCTGGCGCACTGTAGCGTGGGGACTTGGGTTGCAGGTCCTTTTTGCCTTCCTTGTAATTAAATGGACCTACGGGCAGACCTTACTCCACAAAGGATCTGTCGCCGTAACCTCACTTTTGGCCCACTCCGCCGACGGCTCGTCCATGGTGTTTGGCAACCTCGGCACCCCCGGCAACCCCCTCGCAGTATTTGCTTTTGCCGTTCTTCCCACCATCATCTTCGTCTCTGCTTTCTTTGCCATCCTGTATCACATTGGGCTGATGCAGCAGATCATTCGCATCGTGGCCTGGATCATGCAACGAACGATGGGCACCAGCGGTGCGGAATCGACTAATGTTGCTGCGTCGATCTTTATGGGCCAGACTGAGGCTCCCCTAACCATTCGCCCGTTTCTCGACGGGGCTACGCGCTCAGAGCTGATGACAATTATGACCTCTGGGATGGCGCATGTCTCCGGTGGCATAATGGCCGCCTATATCAGCTTCGGCATCAATGCGCAGGATCTTCTTTCAGCAGTCATCATGACCGCCCCGGGAACAATTCTGGTCGCCAAGATGCTTGTGCCTGAGACAGAGGTTCCCGCAACCGCTGGCACGGTCAAGATGCCCCCCAATGAAGAACACAAGAACGATAACTTCGTCGCCGCTATCGCCCGCGGGACAATCGACGGAGGCAAGCTGGCTTTCAACGTTGCCATCATGCTCATCAGCTTTCTCGCACTCGTTGGCCTATTCAATGCGATGATGCTCGGCATTTCAAACTTTCTGTGGACACTCGGACGCATTCCGTTCCCGCACTCGCTCAACGCTGTTCTGGGAGTAATTGGCGCGCCCGTCGCGTGGCTCATCGGCATCCCATGGAAGGAAGCGCCTGCTATCGGAAATCTGCTCGGGACACGGGCCGTGCTGAATGAGTTCGTCGCCTACACACAGTTGGGGCTTCAAAAAACGCAGCTGTCGCCGCGAACGTTTTCTATTGCCACCTTTGCGCTATGCGGATTTGCGAATATCGGTTCGATCGGTATGCAGATCGGCGGCATCGGCGCTCTGGCGCCGGAACGTCGCAATGACCTCGCCCAGCTTGGCCTGCGCGCAATGCTTGCTGGAACAATGGCCAATCTGATGAGCGCCAGTATTGTCTCGATGCTGATTCGTTAG